One window of the Thermasporomyces composti genome contains the following:
- a CDS encoding discoidin domain-containing protein gives MTQTFVLSDDAPGRRFDGVGALSAGASSRLLLDYPEPERTRILDLLFSPNHGAALQILRVEIGSDINSTAGSEPSHMRTRDDLDHDRGYEWWIMREARRRNPRIALSGLAWGVPGWLDGGFWSRDTITYHLAWLDCARRHGLAIDYLGGWNESEDFDADWFVALKHALREAGHHAVKLIAADGWGEDLPERWKVADAMAADPAFYDAVDVVSVHYPCGQQFNGAPYDHGPSTPTAQGLGKPLWAGEQGSQRYDIGAAPLARAINRVYIDGRMTATVNWALTASFYTSIEGAGVGLLRAYEPWSGYYEPSLSVWVVAHTTQFAQPGWRYLDPACGYLEGGGSIVTLRDPATGHYSVVIETVDATEPQRVRFRLPHPRHADRHRSHARPGDAPRTGPEQASSVPSDRGSAQTGRDRPDAGIAGSATVHVWETDLRSDRYQDWFRQVGQVEPTSGEYEVVLPPGRLLTLTTTRGQGKAAWEPPARPRIFALPYRESFRDVAPKRSPRLFSDFNGAFEATPRPDGDGQCLAQTVTIRPLDWRYTVDTSPFTLLGDPMWWGDYAVSVDVRLDEAPFVDLLGRVDYVMRGSGGQTGYRLRLSRDHSWALLRTGPDRTEDTLAHGRLDVEPTRWYRLHLSFTGTTIVARVDDTTVATVDDDRHNRGQVGLLVGAWRRAQFGDLAIEPTAPAPTLLPQEEMRATATRADLGCEASNALDANPTSLWHASSSPEDPPASITLDLGRSRSVHSLLYTPRPDADLRGKLTAYRVLTSTDGTTFTEVASGTWPATAATKVVALAADHVRHVRLEGASPDGAAGAAELNVALAWE, from the coding sequence ATGACGCAGACCTTCGTGCTCAGCGACGACGCGCCCGGCCGGCGATTCGACGGCGTCGGAGCGTTGTCCGCCGGCGCGTCCTCGCGCCTGCTCCTCGACTATCCCGAACCGGAGCGCACGCGGATCCTCGACCTCCTGTTCAGCCCGAATCACGGTGCCGCCTTGCAGATCCTGCGCGTGGAGATCGGCTCCGACATCAACTCCACGGCGGGATCCGAGCCGAGCCACATGCGCACCCGTGACGACCTCGACCACGACCGCGGCTACGAGTGGTGGATCATGCGCGAGGCCCGGCGGCGCAACCCGCGCATCGCGCTCTCCGGTCTGGCATGGGGCGTCCCGGGATGGCTCGACGGCGGCTTCTGGTCGCGCGACACCATCACCTACCACCTGGCCTGGCTGGACTGCGCCCGTCGCCACGGACTCGCCATCGACTACCTCGGCGGATGGAACGAGTCGGAGGACTTCGACGCGGACTGGTTCGTGGCGTTGAAGCACGCCTTGCGCGAAGCCGGCCACCACGCCGTCAAGCTCATCGCCGCCGACGGCTGGGGCGAGGATCTCCCCGAGCGGTGGAAGGTGGCGGACGCCATGGCCGCCGACCCCGCCTTCTACGACGCGGTCGACGTGGTCTCGGTGCACTACCCGTGCGGCCAGCAGTTCAACGGAGCGCCCTATGACCACGGGCCCAGCACGCCGACCGCGCAAGGCCTCGGCAAGCCACTGTGGGCCGGCGAGCAAGGCAGCCAACGGTACGACATCGGCGCCGCTCCGCTCGCCAGAGCCATCAACCGGGTCTACATCGACGGACGCATGACCGCTACCGTCAACTGGGCGTTGACGGCATCCTTCTATACCTCTATCGAGGGAGCGGGCGTCGGACTGCTGCGCGCCTACGAGCCGTGGTCCGGCTACTACGAACCCAGCCTCTCGGTGTGGGTGGTCGCCCACACCACGCAGTTCGCCCAGCCCGGCTGGCGCTACCTCGACCCGGCGTGTGGGTACCTCGAGGGGGGCGGCAGCATCGTGACGTTGCGCGACCCCGCCACGGGGCACTACAGCGTCGTCATCGAGACCGTGGACGCCACCGAGCCTCAGCGCGTCCGGTTCCGACTGCCCCACCCGCGCCACGCCGACCGCCACCGGAGCCACGCGCGTCCTGGTGACGCGCCTCGGACTGGTCCGGAGCAGGCCAGCTCGGTCCCGAGCGACCGCGGCTCGGCGCAGACCGGCCGGGACCGACCTGACGCGGGGATCGCGGGCTCCGCGACCGTCCACGTGTGGGAGACCGACCTCCGCTCCGACCGCTACCAGGACTGGTTCCGCCAGGTCGGGCAGGTCGAGCCGACCAGCGGCGAGTACGAGGTGGTCCTGCCACCCGGCCGTCTCCTCACCCTCACGACGACCCGGGGCCAAGGCAAGGCGGCGTGGGAGCCACCGGCCCGACCGCGAATCTTCGCGCTGCCCTACCGGGAGAGCTTCCGAGACGTCGCGCCCAAGCGGTCGCCGCGACTGTTCTCGGACTTCAACGGCGCGTTCGAGGCCACGCCTCGGCCCGACGGCGACGGCCAGTGCCTGGCGCAGACCGTCACGATCCGCCCGCTCGACTGGCGGTACACCGTCGACACCTCACCGTTCACCCTCCTGGGCGATCCCATGTGGTGGGGTGACTACGCCGTGTCGGTCGACGTCCGCCTCGACGAGGCGCCCTTCGTCGACCTCCTCGGCCGGGTCGACTACGTGATGCGTGGCTCAGGAGGACAGACCGGCTACCGCCTCCGACTGTCCCGCGATCACAGCTGGGCACTGCTGCGAACCGGCCCGGACCGAACCGAGGACACCCTGGCCCACGGTCGACTCGACGTCGAACCCACGCGGTGGTACCGACTCCACTTGTCCTTCACCGGCACGACGATCGTGGCACGGGTCGACGACACCACGGTGGCCACGGTCGACGACGACCGCCACAATCGAGGTCAGGTCGGGCTCCTGGTCGGCGCGTGGCGACGAGCCCAGTTCGGCGACCTGGCGATCGAGCCGACGGCGCCCGCCCCGACGCTCCTGCCGCAGGAGGAGATGCGCGCCACCGCAACCCGCGCCGACCTCGGCTGCGAGGCGAGCAACGCGCTCGACGCCAACCCGACGAGCCTGTGGCACGCGTCGAGCTCCCCGGAGGACCCGCCGGCGTCCATCACCCTCGACCTCGGCCGGTCCCGGTCGGTGCACTCCCTCCTCTACACGCCACGCCCCGACGCGGACCTCCGTGGCAAGCTGACCGCCTATCGCGTGCTCACCAGCACCGACGGCACGACCTTCACCGAGGTGGCCAGCGGCACGTGGCCCGCGACAGCGGCCACGAAGGTGGTAGCACTCGCCGCGGACCACGTTCGCCACGTCCGGCTGGAGGGAGCGAGCCCCGACGGTGCCGCCGGCGCGGCCGAGCTCAACGTCGCCCTCGCATGGGAGTGA
- the tchly8B gene encoding hyaluronate lyase TcHly8B, with amino-acid sequence MSWNRRSFLGALGVTCLAGAGMVPIVRPRTAAAADEFDLLRERWCSLVTGSGYDPDVEPFKSRLAALGAEAEQYLTTLAPGETSLWPDLPLDTSTWNMTLSARRLRTMAVAYLVPGTGHTGNSAMAEAAVTAFDELTTRFYAPPHWWGNWWDWLIGTPQALNDFCALLYEQLGPELIDRYVQRVDHYVDPGAIDRTTGANRGWLCEVTAVRGVLGKSPEMMAKARDGLSPIMVYVTDGDGFYRDGSFIQHEYYAYTGSYGISLLQSVSGLFALLAGSTWEIVDPNRQVLFDSIENSFAPFVYNGLLMDAVAGRVISREAEHDHWRGHLLAASVLRMAEAGSPEEAKRWRGIVKGWLLRESEPRYMGDQTLTMAAVADAQAVLDDPTIEPLPEPVEHRIFAAMDQAVHRRPTWAFSISMRSVRTAFYETINGENLKGWHTGVGMTYWWGADFGNDHYTDGFWPTADPYRLPGTTVSRKPLEDGVGNNVLPTEAWAGGTTDGEFAAVGQSIQALESTLRGRKSWFCLDDAVVCLGAGITCADGYAVDTTVDQRNLGENGVHDFRLNGIPSPTSGTWSLTVPNARWAHLEGFGGYVFPGGARVSAIRETRTGSWYDINVGGPRDELRRRYVTVYLDHGVDPVDASYVYLVMPGATRQETIRRAADRRWLRVLANTADRQAISVPSLGFVGANFFAPGTVDALTVDQPCSVLVRVADGRATICVSDPRQDGSTVRVTWNRPVASVVSSDPTVRVVEAGERLVLDVTVEETAGMTQRAVVALA; translated from the coding sequence ATGAGCTGGAACCGCAGGTCTTTCCTCGGCGCGTTGGGCGTGACCTGCCTGGCCGGAGCGGGAATGGTGCCGATCGTACGGCCACGGACGGCGGCGGCCGCCGACGAGTTCGACCTGCTTCGCGAACGCTGGTGCTCGCTGGTCACCGGGTCGGGATACGACCCGGACGTGGAGCCGTTCAAGTCCCGGCTGGCCGCTCTCGGCGCGGAGGCGGAGCAGTACCTCACCACGTTGGCGCCGGGTGAGACATCCCTGTGGCCGGATCTGCCCCTCGACACCTCGACCTGGAACATGACGCTGAGCGCCCGACGCTTGCGGACCATGGCGGTCGCGTACCTGGTGCCGGGCACGGGGCACACCGGGAACTCGGCGATGGCGGAGGCGGCGGTCACCGCCTTCGACGAGCTCACCACTCGGTTCTACGCGCCGCCCCACTGGTGGGGGAACTGGTGGGACTGGCTCATCGGCACTCCGCAGGCGCTCAACGACTTCTGTGCCCTGCTCTATGAGCAGCTCGGTCCGGAGCTCATCGACCGGTACGTCCAGCGTGTCGATCACTACGTCGACCCGGGTGCGATCGACCGGACGACCGGAGCCAACCGCGGCTGGCTGTGCGAGGTCACCGCGGTGCGGGGCGTCCTGGGCAAGTCACCGGAGATGATGGCGAAGGCGCGGGACGGCTTGTCGCCGATCATGGTGTACGTCACCGACGGCGACGGGTTCTACCGCGACGGCTCGTTCATCCAGCACGAGTACTACGCCTACACCGGCTCCTACGGGATCTCGCTCCTCCAGTCGGTGTCCGGGCTCTTCGCGTTGCTCGCCGGGTCGACGTGGGAGATCGTGGACCCGAACCGCCAGGTGCTCTTCGACAGCATCGAGAACAGCTTCGCGCCGTTCGTCTACAACGGTCTCCTCATGGACGCGGTGGCCGGCCGAGTGATCAGCCGGGAAGCGGAGCACGACCACTGGCGCGGACACCTGCTCGCTGCGTCGGTGCTCAGGATGGCCGAGGCCGGCTCGCCGGAGGAGGCCAAGCGCTGGCGGGGAATCGTCAAGGGATGGTTGCTCCGGGAATCGGAGCCCCGCTACATGGGCGACCAGACCCTCACCATGGCCGCGGTCGCCGACGCTCAGGCCGTCCTCGACGACCCCACGATCGAGCCGTTGCCGGAGCCGGTCGAGCATCGCATCTTCGCCGCCATGGACCAGGCGGTGCACCGTCGTCCGACCTGGGCGTTCTCCATCTCCATGCGGAGCGTCCGCACCGCCTTCTACGAGACCATCAACGGCGAGAACCTCAAGGGCTGGCACACCGGTGTCGGCATGACGTACTGGTGGGGCGCGGACTTCGGCAACGACCACTACACCGACGGCTTCTGGCCCACCGCGGATCCCTACCGGCTGCCCGGGACGACCGTGTCCCGCAAGCCGCTGGAGGACGGCGTCGGCAACAACGTCTTGCCGACCGAGGCCTGGGCCGGGGGGACGACGGACGGGGAGTTCGCGGCGGTCGGCCAGAGCATCCAGGCGCTCGAGTCGACTCTGCGTGGTCGCAAGTCGTGGTTCTGCCTCGACGACGCCGTAGTCTGCCTCGGTGCCGGCATCACGTGCGCGGACGGCTACGCGGTCGACACCACGGTCGACCAGCGCAACCTGGGGGAGAACGGCGTCCACGACTTCCGGCTCAACGGGATCCCCTCGCCCACCTCGGGCACCTGGTCGCTGACCGTCCCGAACGCTCGGTGGGCCCACCTCGAGGGTTTCGGCGGCTACGTCTTCCCGGGGGGCGCGCGGGTGAGCGCGATCCGGGAGACCCGCACCGGCAGCTGGTACGACATCAACGTCGGCGGGCCCAGGGATGAGCTGCGCCGGCGCTACGTCACGGTGTACCTCGACCACGGTGTCGACCCGGTCGACGCGAGCTACGTCTACCTCGTCATGCCCGGGGCGACCCGGCAGGAGACGATCCGCCGCGCCGCCGACCGCCGGTGGCTCCGCGTGCTGGCCAATACCGCGGACCGGCAGGCGATCTCGGTCCCGTCCTTGGGCTTCGTCGGCGCGAACTTCTTCGCCCCCGGAACGGTCGACGCGCTCACCGTGGACCAGCCGTGCAGCGTGCTCGTTCGCGTCGCCGACGGGCGGGCGACGATCTGCGTGAGCGACCCGCGGCAGGACGGCTCGACGGTTCGGGTGACGTGGAACCGTCCGGTCGCCTCGGTCGTCTCGAGTGATCCGACCGTCCGTGTCGTCGAGGCGGGAGAGCGGCTGGTCCTCGACGTCACGGTCGAGGAGACCGCGGGCATGACCCAGCGGGCCGTGGTCGCCCTGGCGTGA
- a CDS encoding carbohydrate ABC transporter permease: MSLLAQDRRSRPVGSGSRLDAAATYAILTVVSAVLAAPFLFMVSIALSSDATVQKAAFTLIPREFHVENFVRVMTSDAQMARWILNSLIIVAFACVGQTFVSAMVAFAFARLRAPGRGLLFGILLATMMVPIEVTIIPQFILFRHLGWIDTLLPLVVPSLFGSAYNIFLMRQFTARIPRELDEAAQVDGLGYFGLLVRIILPLMKPVLVAVGVFSFAWAWGWFFGPLIYLNTESKFPLALGVQFLSGTTTNAQTPPYNLVMVGALFLTVPMLLVYFFSQKYIYQVNLGAGSAGIR; this comes from the coding sequence ATGAGCCTGCTCGCGCAGGATCGACGCAGTCGACCAGTCGGCAGCGGCTCCCGACTCGACGCCGCGGCGACCTACGCCATCTTGACGGTCGTCTCCGCGGTGCTGGCGGCGCCGTTCCTGTTCATGGTGTCGATCGCGTTGTCCAGCGACGCCACCGTCCAGAAGGCCGCGTTCACGCTGATCCCACGCGAGTTCCATGTCGAGAACTTCGTGCGGGTCATGACCTCCGACGCGCAGATGGCCCGCTGGATCCTCAACAGCCTCATCATCGTGGCCTTCGCGTGCGTCGGACAGACGTTCGTGAGCGCGATGGTGGCGTTCGCCTTCGCCCGGCTCCGGGCGCCAGGACGTGGGCTGCTCTTCGGCATCCTGCTCGCCACCATGATGGTGCCGATCGAGGTGACGATCATCCCGCAGTTCATCCTGTTCCGGCACCTGGGCTGGATCGACACGCTGCTGCCGCTCGTCGTGCCGAGCTTGTTCGGCAGCGCGTACAACATCTTCCTGATGCGGCAGTTCACCGCCCGCATTCCGCGAGAGCTGGACGAGGCGGCGCAGGTCGACGGGCTCGGGTACTTCGGCCTTCTGGTGCGCATCATCCTGCCGCTCATGAAGCCGGTGTTGGTCGCGGTTGGGGTGTTCAGCTTCGCGTGGGCGTGGGGATGGTTCTTCGGCCCGCTGATCTACCTCAACACCGAGTCGAAGTTCCCGCTGGCGCTGGGTGTGCAGTTCCTCTCCGGCACGACCACGAACGCACAGACCCCGCCGTACAACCTCGTCATGGTCGGCGCGCTCTTCCTCACCGTGCCGATGCTCCTCGTCTACTTCTTCAGCCAGAAGTACATCTACCAAGTCAACCTCGGCGCCGGCAGCGCTGGCATCCGGTGA
- a CDS encoding carbohydrate ABC transporter permease, translated as MRVRSVAPMVEKRPTAKPWWTQRRREALWFYIMASPWIAGFLLFMGGPLVASLYLSFTDYDLLTPPEWVGLDNYVRMFTDDPRFWKVLRNTTVYTLLVVPITTVLSVWLAALLHKPLKGMRVFRTIVYVPALVPIVASAMLFSWVLAPDAGLLNRTLALVGIDGPAWLLDETWVIPGLVMMSVWGVGTGVVLLLAGMQGIPPELLEAATIDGANPRQRFFQITLPMLSPVILFNVIMGLIGTFQVFSQVYILTGGGPNDASMMLVPYIFEEAFRNFRMGYASALSWLLFLIIMTCTAIVFKTSSRWVFYESEVRR; from the coding sequence GTGAGGGTGCGGTCAGTCGCACCGATGGTCGAGAAGCGGCCGACTGCCAAGCCATGGTGGACCCAACGGCGCCGCGAGGCGTTGTGGTTCTACATCATGGCCTCGCCGTGGATCGCGGGGTTCCTGCTGTTCATGGGCGGACCGTTGGTCGCCTCGCTGTACCTCAGCTTCACCGACTACGACCTGCTCACCCCGCCGGAGTGGGTCGGGCTGGACAACTACGTGCGGATGTTCACCGACGATCCGCGCTTCTGGAAGGTGCTCCGCAACACCACGGTCTACACCCTCCTCGTCGTCCCCATCACGACCGTCCTGTCGGTCTGGCTAGCCGCCCTGTTGCACAAGCCCCTCAAGGGCATGCGCGTCTTCCGGACGATCGTCTACGTGCCGGCTCTCGTGCCGATCGTGGCGAGCGCGATGCTGTTCTCCTGGGTGCTCGCGCCCGACGCGGGGTTGCTCAACCGAACCCTCGCGCTCGTCGGCATCGACGGACCGGCGTGGCTGCTGGACGAGACCTGGGTCATCCCAGGTTTGGTGATGATGTCCGTCTGGGGCGTGGGAACCGGCGTGGTGTTGCTGTTGGCCGGGATGCAGGGTATCCCGCCGGAGCTGCTCGAGGCCGCGACGATCGACGGAGCGAATCCTCGCCAGCGCTTCTTTCAGATCACGCTGCCCATGCTGTCGCCGGTCATCCTCTTCAACGTCATCATGGGCTTGATCGGGACGTTCCAGGTCTTCAGCCAGGTCTACATCCTCACCGGCGGTGGGCCGAATGACGCGAGCATGATGCTCGTCCCCTACATCTTCGAAGAGGCGTTCCGGAACTTCCGGATGGGTTACGCCAGCGCCCTGTCCTGGCTGCTCTTCCTCATCATCATGACCTGCACCGCGATCGTGTTCAAAACGTCGTCGCGGTGGGTGTTCTACGAGTCGGAGGTACGCCGATGA
- a CDS encoding ABC transporter substrate-binding protein: MSALARRRFLGATGALLLGGTMAGCGGSGSGAGGDSESITLTMTAWGGDIDRKTYKQRLDMASKKYPHIEGTVQLTPGDYLQKLTTAIAGGAGPDLLEIADHVPAFASKNQIRPLDDYIEQSGMDLTEMFGDRTPKIFQYEGKQYGLPDRSGAMVVYYNRKMFDAAEVEYPSKEWTWDDLLNAAKKLTIREGGEVKQWGFATITWWPYWMTFMYQNGGRVLDDDNRPVINSPENVEAMEWYNDLAWKHKVSPTLRDFANYGEGVGPDQLFAQGKLAMEITGFWNIAAANSVDGLDWDIAPLWHGKEAATSAFFTGLAISANTKHPDEVWKVIEYMVSEEGQRPIIDNGEDAPANIKVQESDAFLKPVWAKREVNMKAFAESSDFIFIPPITVHWNEMLKVCGDNIQLMMNNEVTPKKALDTIQTELERIMGRN; the protein is encoded by the coding sequence ATGAGTGCGCTGGCTCGTCGACGTTTTCTCGGCGCGACGGGAGCCCTGCTGCTGGGTGGGACGATGGCCGGTTGCGGTGGCAGCGGCAGCGGCGCCGGTGGGGACAGCGAGTCGATCACGCTGACGATGACCGCCTGGGGCGGCGACATCGACCGCAAGACCTACAAGCAGCGCCTCGACATGGCGTCCAAGAAGTACCCCCACATCGAGGGCACCGTCCAACTGACGCCCGGGGACTACCTGCAGAAGCTGACGACGGCCATCGCCGGAGGCGCCGGCCCCGACCTGCTGGAGATCGCCGACCACGTGCCCGCGTTCGCCAGCAAGAACCAGATCCGACCGCTCGACGACTACATCGAGCAGTCCGGCATGGACTTGACGGAGATGTTCGGTGATCGGACGCCGAAGATCTTCCAGTACGAGGGCAAGCAGTACGGCCTGCCAGACCGCTCCGGGGCGATGGTCGTCTACTACAACCGGAAGATGTTCGACGCGGCCGAGGTCGAGTACCCGTCGAAGGAGTGGACCTGGGACGACCTGCTCAACGCGGCGAAGAAGCTCACCATCCGCGAGGGCGGCGAGGTCAAGCAGTGGGGGTTCGCCACGATCACGTGGTGGCCGTACTGGATGACCTTCATGTACCAGAACGGCGGGCGCGTGCTCGACGACGACAACCGGCCGGTCATCAACAGCCCGGAGAACGTCGAGGCCATGGAGTGGTACAACGACCTGGCCTGGAAGCACAAGGTGTCGCCGACGCTACGGGACTTCGCCAACTACGGCGAGGGTGTCGGGCCGGACCAGCTGTTCGCCCAGGGGAAGCTCGCGATGGAGATCACCGGCTTCTGGAACATCGCCGCCGCGAACAGCGTCGACGGACTCGACTGGGACATCGCACCGCTGTGGCACGGCAAGGAGGCGGCGACCAGCGCCTTCTTCACCGGACTGGCGATCTCGGCGAACACCAAGCACCCGGACGAGGTGTGGAAGGTCATCGAGTACATGGTGAGCGAGGAGGGTCAGCGCCCGATCATCGACAACGGCGAGGACGCTCCGGCCAACATCAAGGTGCAGGAGAGCGACGCCTTCCTCAAGCCCGTCTGGGCCAAGCGCGAGGTCAACATGAAGGCCTTCGCCGAGTCGTCGGACTTCATCTTCATCCCGCCGATCACCGTGCACTGGAACGAGATGCTCAAGGTCTGCGGTGACAACATCCAGCTCATGATGAACAACGAGGTCACCCCGAAGAAGGCCTTGGACACCATCCAGACTGAGCTCGAGCGCATCATGGGACGCAACTGA
- a CDS encoding SDR family NAD(P)-dependent oxidoreductase gives MGRLEGKRAVVTGAGSGIGAATAERLAAEGATTVLVDVNAEGLAATAERIGAARTVVGDVGDPHLWTQLAEHVLTDGLDILVSNAAAQIVAPAHELSVEDWDRQLDVNLRALYLAFRALHGRWRPGAAAVAVSSVHAHAGLPAHPAYAASKGGLLALVRQLAVDYGPAVRVNAVVPGPILTAAWDRVSEPDRARSIRQTVLGRFGRPDEVASVIAFLASDDASYVTGSSIVVDGGWLITKDSA, from the coding sequence GTGGGCAGGCTCGAAGGCAAGCGAGCGGTCGTCACCGGCGCGGGCTCGGGCATCGGTGCCGCGACCGCCGAACGCCTCGCTGCCGAAGGCGCCACGACGGTCCTGGTCGACGTGAACGCCGAAGGCCTGGCCGCGACGGCGGAGCGGATCGGCGCTGCCCGCACCGTGGTCGGTGACGTCGGGGATCCGCATCTGTGGACTCAACTCGCCGAGCACGTGCTCACCGACGGTCTCGACATCCTCGTCAGCAACGCAGCCGCCCAGATCGTCGCGCCGGCGCACGAGCTCTCCGTCGAGGACTGGGACCGTCAGCTGGACGTCAACCTGCGCGCGCTCTACCTGGCGTTCCGGGCGCTTCACGGGCGCTGGCGGCCCGGTGCGGCGGCGGTCGCGGTCTCCTCCGTGCACGCCCATGCGGGTCTCCCCGCCCATCCCGCCTACGCGGCCTCGAAAGGCGGACTGTTGGCCTTGGTCCGCCAGCTCGCGGTGGACTACGGCCCTGCGGTCCGCGTCAACGCGGTGGTCCCCGGACCAATCCTGACCGCCGCGTGGGATCGGGTGAGCGAGCCGGACCGCGCCCGCAGCATCCGCCAGACGGTGCTGGGACGCTTCGGGCGGCCGGACGAGGTCGCGTCCGTGATCGCCTTTCTCGCCTCCGACGACGCGTCCTATGTCACCGGATCCAGCATCGTCGTCGACGGTGGTTGGCTGATCACCAAGGACTCCGCGTAG
- a CDS encoding DeoR/GlpR family DNA-binding transcription regulator, whose translation MNRYERLNAILELVAERGQIDVETLAGELEVSTATIRRDLDHLAQQQFLTRTRGGAVAHSVAYDLPLRYKTARQATEKQRIGKAAADLVSAGMVIGINGGTTATEVARAIATRTDLRASHGNHAITIVTNAVNIASELTVRPHVKIVVTGGVARPQSYELAGPLATHILEGVSLDMAFLGVDAVDATYGASTHHEGEAMINQLMAERAGQVVVVADSSKVGARAFARIRRAQEIDLLITDCGAPEEELRRFEEIGVKVVRV comes from the coding sequence TTGAACCGTTACGAGCGTCTGAACGCCATTCTCGAGCTCGTCGCCGAGCGGGGGCAGATCGACGTCGAGACCTTGGCCGGTGAGCTGGAGGTGTCCACGGCGACGATCCGCCGAGACCTCGATCACCTGGCCCAGCAGCAGTTCCTGACACGGACGCGTGGCGGTGCTGTGGCGCACAGCGTGGCGTACGACCTCCCGCTGCGGTACAAGACCGCGCGCCAAGCGACGGAGAAGCAGCGCATCGGCAAGGCGGCCGCCGACCTGGTGAGCGCCGGCATGGTCATCGGCATCAACGGGGGCACCACCGCCACCGAGGTCGCCCGAGCCATCGCCACCCGCACCGACCTGCGCGCCTCCCACGGAAACCACGCGATCACCATCGTCACGAACGCCGTCAACATCGCGAGCGAGCTCACCGTCCGGCCTCACGTCAAGATCGTCGTGACAGGAGGAGTCGCCCGTCCGCAGTCCTACGAGCTCGCCGGCCCTCTCGCGACGCACATCCTCGAGGGCGTCAGCCTCGACATGGCCTTCCTCGGCGTGGACGCGGTGGACGCCACGTACGGCGCCAGCACACACCACGAAGGGGAGGCCATGATCAACCAGCTCATGGCGGAACGGGCCGGCCAGGTTGTCGTGGTGGCGGACAGCTCCAAAGTGGGAGCACGTGCATTCGCACGCATTCGGCGAGCTCAGGAGATCGACCTCCTCATCACCGACTGTGGCGCACCGGAAGAGGAGCTGCGTCGGTTCGAGGAGATCGGCGTCAAAGTCGTCCGGGTTTGA
- the pdxH gene encoding pyridoxamine 5'-phosphate oxidase, which produces MGERPHADARSDSPEPRSGRDLSAMRRDYGDGALVEAEMAADPLEQFRRWLDDAVAAGVPEPNAMVLATADANGTPSARTVLLKSVDDRGLTFYTNLESAKAADLAVRPVAAVVFPWHAMARQVRVTGGVTEVDRAEVAAYFASRPWESQLGAVVSRQSRVIPDRATLDREYAAAEARWPRGTAIPVPDYWGGYRIRPEMFEFWQGRKGRLHDRIRYRKVNDQWVMERLAP; this is translated from the coding sequence GTGGGCGAACGACCTCATGCCGACGCCCGGTCCGACTCGCCTGAGCCGAGGAGTGGCCGGGACCTCTCGGCGATGCGGCGCGACTACGGCGACGGTGCGCTCGTCGAGGCCGAGATGGCCGCGGACCCGCTCGAGCAGTTCCGGCGGTGGCTCGACGACGCCGTGGCGGCGGGCGTGCCCGAACCCAATGCCATGGTGCTCGCGACCGCGGACGCGAACGGCACACCGTCCGCCCGCACGGTCCTGCTCAAGTCCGTCGACGACCGGGGGCTGACGTTCTACACCAACCTCGAGTCCGCCAAGGCCGCTGATCTGGCTGTCCGTCCGGTGGCCGCCGTGGTGTTCCCGTGGCACGCGATGGCCCGACAGGTGAGGGTCACCGGTGGGGTGACCGAGGTCGACCGCGCGGAAGTGGCGGCGTACTTCGCCAGCCGGCCGTGGGAGAGTCAGCTGGGTGCGGTGGTGAGCCGACAGTCCCGCGTCATTCCCGACCGCGCAACGCTTGATCGGGAGTACGCCGCGGCGGAAGCGCGGTGGCCGCGAGGCACGGCCATCCCGGTGCCGGACTATTGGGGTGGTTACCGAATCCGACCGGAGATGTTCGAGTTCTGGCAAGGGCGCAAGGGCCGCTTGCATGATCGGATCCGCTATCGCAAGGTCAACGACCAGTGGGTCATGGAGCGTCTCGCTCCCTAG